The segment AAAAAGGAGGCGGAATTATGAGAGAATTGGAATACGACGGTATAATTATCGGCGCCGGTCCTAACGGGCTTACCGCAGCGGGTTATTTGACAAAGGCAGGCTTGAAGATTGCTATTCTGGAAAGGA is part of the Pseudomonadota bacterium genome and harbors:
- a CDS encoding NAD(P)-binding protein; translation: MRELEYDGIIIGAGPNGLTAAGYLTKAGLKIAILER